In a single window of the Verrucomicrobiaceae bacterium genome:
- a CDS encoding twin-arginine translocase subunit TatC, which yields MKNTWRHALVGITLFATIITPTPDVFTLMLMSGPLLSSMRSASIWPTCWRRRRTKRPIPKYYAQIEKTSKSSEKANSDGLGQ from the coding sequence ATGAAAAACACCTGGCGGCATGCGCTGGTGGGCATCACGCTCTTTGCGACGATCATCACACCGACGCCGGATGTCTTCACGCTGATGCTGATGAGCGGCCCGCTGTTGTCCTCTATGCGATCTGCGTCTATCTGGCCTACTTGCTGGAGAAGAAGAAGGACAAAGAGGCCTATCCCGAAATACTACGCCCAAATCGAAAAGACGAGTAAGAGCTCCGAAAAGGCCAATTCGGACGGTCTGGGACAATGA